A genomic window from Ideonella sp. WA131b includes:
- a CDS encoding AraC family transcriptional regulator → MTNASSLSSPSSRFVDLIQTKVPARAEQFMAQLYGEHALRLSDSTALDMRMQGFQLAGLHVARLIYGAPAFASMTQAHPGWVFSFLESGRVARVAGGRVFGPGEASMLAPDRLHELEMSADMQLLNLRVSDADMQQACTDLAGGERMADFRFVDAVPSGHAAGLALCRAVQALAELPVYGAGAERLERALKECVLFELLVAWPNSWSTSLADGEALPQSARRARDYMHEHLADQPTLSELARVAGVSVRALTRSFERHVGVPPMRYLNRLRLDRVHLELQQAEARSVTEVAMRWGFGHMGSFAAAYRERFGVLPSFTFKRR, encoded by the coding sequence ATGACCAACGCCTCGTCACTGTCTTCGCCGTCTTCGCGATTCGTCGATCTCATTCAGACGAAGGTACCGGCAAGGGCCGAGCAATTCATGGCGCAGTTGTACGGCGAGCACGCGTTGAGGTTGAGCGACAGCACCGCGCTCGACATGCGCATGCAGGGTTTCCAACTGGCTGGGCTTCATGTCGCGCGGTTGATCTATGGCGCGCCTGCCTTTGCCAGCATGACCCAGGCGCATCCCGGCTGGGTCTTCTCTTTCCTGGAGTCCGGCCGGGTGGCCCGTGTGGCGGGTGGCCGCGTATTCGGACCGGGCGAGGCTTCGATGTTGGCGCCCGACCGCCTGCACGAGCTCGAGATGTCGGCTGACATGCAACTGCTGAACCTGCGAGTGAGCGATGCCGACATGCAGCAGGCGTGCACCGACCTGGCCGGTGGCGAGCGCATGGCGGACTTCCGTTTCGTCGACGCCGTGCCGAGCGGCCACGCCGCGGGGCTCGCGCTGTGCCGCGCAGTGCAGGCATTGGCCGAACTGCCCGTCTATGGTGCCGGGGCCGAGCGGTTGGAACGCGCATTGAAGGAGTGCGTGCTCTTCGAACTGCTGGTGGCCTGGCCCAACAGTTGGAGCACCAGCCTGGCCGATGGCGAAGCCCTGCCGCAGAGCGCGCGCCGTGCGCGCGACTACATGCACGAGCATCTGGCCGACCAGCCGACCTTGTCGGAGCTGGCGCGCGTGGCCGGTGTCAGCGTGCGTGCGCTGACCCGAAGCTTCGAACGTCACGTCGGCGTGCCTCCCATGCGGTACCTGAACCGGCTGCGTCTCGACCGCGTTCATCTGGAACTGCAGCAAGCAGAGGCCCGCAGCGTCACCGAAGTGGCCATGCGCTGGGGGTTTGGGCACATGGGCAGCTTTGCTGCGGCCTATCGCGAGCGATTCGGCGTGCTGCCGTCCTTCACATTCAAGCGACGCTGA
- a CDS encoding TonB-dependent receptor, with protein MKTSTFALSRVTLAICSLACSSGVWAQAAAPADTITRVEITAEKRLTTLDTTPAAVTALSGQRLAEQGVAGLADAVALVPNMSFTTGYAGASQVFIRGIGNVFFTAGGDPGVAMYADGSYLSDATSTNIALFDLQRMEVLRGPQGALYGRNATGGAVNLVSAAPTSEFRAQFGALVGDYGRRESEGFVSGPLGGSGLGARLSYQIKNLDGFTRNTEAGRASGPVLAGGPDTVGAKALDDLGSRAVRLQLGGDLGAVGSLRVIGNVYRQKDDGPANKLLVDPVMISQLLYGATPSTDPRTVKSQGSSNRVDVDGLQLLYDLPLGGNTLSVVAGTRRSKAEMFWDGDTTEALTASTRFQTLSTDKSIDVHLGSGEGTVQWLVGATWLQFDQRQDIRVQTQIPLGFLVPGQPVTVPFPGGAEFLLGGDVRTRSTAIYGDLRWRMTKQLSLLAGLRTSRDTKTADEYQTVAAFGINGAARPEGRWSSTPGSVGLEYQLAKDMLLYTRASRGFKSGAINVGGLQGDPVRPETVTSLELGFKSAFLGNRGAFSGALFSSRYKDMQVSQVGLASAILTNASAAKINGAELELALRPVRELTLGLNLGLLDPTYTDFENVDLRNAPGTRVNVSGRQLAQVSRAQASLNAEWSQPVGSYTVSIRSDYTWRDKFYFTEFNTPDAMQSAYGLLNLSASLRPTGGGWKVYGYVRNVGDKAALTSMNISSPVLGSARQVGYTPPRHVGLGVSLDL; from the coding sequence ATGAAGACCAGCACCTTCGCGCTTTCGCGCGTGACACTCGCCATCTGCTCGTTGGCCTGCAGCAGCGGAGTCTGGGCCCAGGCTGCAGCACCGGCCGACACCATCACGCGCGTGGAGATCACGGCCGAGAAGCGCCTGACCACGCTGGACACCACACCCGCAGCCGTAACGGCCCTGAGCGGGCAGCGCCTGGCCGAACAAGGCGTCGCCGGCCTGGCCGACGCCGTGGCGCTGGTGCCCAACATGAGCTTCACCACGGGCTATGCGGGCGCGTCACAGGTCTTCATCCGCGGCATTGGCAACGTGTTCTTCACGGCCGGCGGCGACCCCGGAGTGGCCATGTATGCCGACGGCAGCTACCTGTCCGACGCCACCAGCACCAACATCGCCCTGTTCGACCTGCAGCGCATGGAAGTGTTGCGCGGGCCGCAGGGTGCGCTCTATGGGCGCAACGCCACGGGCGGCGCGGTCAATCTCGTCTCGGCTGCACCCACTTCCGAGTTCAGGGCTCAGTTCGGCGCGCTGGTGGGTGACTACGGCCGGCGCGAGAGCGAAGGCTTCGTGTCGGGCCCGCTGGGCGGCAGCGGCCTGGGCGCTCGGCTGTCCTACCAGATCAAGAACCTGGACGGCTTCACCCGCAACACCGAGGCCGGGCGTGCCTCGGGCCCAGTGCTGGCGGGAGGCCCCGACACGGTGGGCGCCAAGGCACTGGACGACCTGGGCTCGCGCGCCGTGCGCCTGCAGCTGGGTGGCGACCTGGGCGCCGTCGGCAGCTTGCGCGTCATCGGCAACGTCTACCGCCAGAAGGACGATGGTCCCGCCAACAAGCTGCTGGTCGACCCGGTGATGATCTCGCAGCTGCTGTACGGCGCCACGCCCAGCACCGACCCGCGCACCGTGAAGAGCCAGGGCTCCAGCAACCGCGTCGACGTCGACGGCCTGCAGCTGCTGTACGACCTGCCGCTGGGTGGCAACACGCTGAGCGTCGTGGCCGGCACGCGGCGCAGCAAGGCCGAGATGTTCTGGGACGGCGACACCACCGAGGCGCTGACCGCCAGCACCCGCTTCCAGACCCTCAGCACCGACAAGAGCATCGACGTGCACCTGGGCTCCGGCGAGGGCACCGTGCAGTGGCTGGTAGGCGCCACCTGGCTGCAGTTCGACCAGCGCCAGGACATCCGCGTGCAGACGCAGATTCCGCTGGGCTTTCTCGTGCCCGGCCAGCCGGTGACGGTGCCGTTTCCTGGCGGCGCAGAGTTCCTGCTCGGCGGCGACGTGCGCACGCGCTCCACCGCGATCTACGGCGACCTGCGCTGGCGCATGACGAAGCAGCTCTCGCTGCTGGCCGGCCTGCGCACCAGCCGCGACACCAAGACGGCCGACGAGTACCAGACCGTGGCCGCCTTCGGCATCAACGGCGCCGCCCGGCCCGAGGGCCGCTGGTCCAGCACGCCCGGCAGCGTGGGCCTCGAATACCAACTGGCCAAGGACATGCTGCTCTACACACGCGCCTCGCGCGGGTTCAAGTCCGGCGCCATCAACGTCGGCGGCTTGCAGGGCGACCCCGTGCGACCAGAGACGGTGACGAGCCTGGAGCTGGGCTTCAAGAGCGCCTTCCTGGGCAACCGCGGCGCCTTCAGCGGTGCGCTCTTCAGCAGCCGCTACAAGGACATGCAGGTCTCGCAGGTGGGCCTGGCCTCGGCCATCCTGACCAACGCCTCGGCGGCCAAGATCAACGGCGCCGAGCTTGAGTTGGCCTTGCGGCCGGTGCGCGAGCTGACCCTGGGCCTGAACCTGGGGCTGCTGGACCCGACCTACACCGACTTCGAGAACGTGGACCTGCGCAACGCACCGGGCACGCGCGTGAACGTGTCGGGCAGGCAACTGGCGCAGGTGTCGCGCGCCCAGGCCTCGCTGAACGCGGAGTGGAGCCAGCCGGTGGGCAGCTACACGGTCTCGATCCGATCCGACTACACCTGGCGCGACAAGTTCTACTTCACCGAGTTCAACACGCCCGACGCCATGCAGTCGGCCTACGGGCTGCTGAACCTCTCGGCCTCGCTGCGCCCCACCGGCGGTGGCTGGAAGGTCTACGGCTACGTGCGAAACGTCGGCGACAAGGCCGCGCTGACGAGCATGAACATCTCCTCGCCGGTGCTGGGCTCGGCCCGGCAAGTGGGCTACACGCCGCCGCGGCACGTGGGTCTGGGCGTGAGCCTCGACCTGTGA
- a CDS encoding IS1634 family transposase produces the protein MASRTGTAHVVTTKRAYKDKVYCTHLLRRSYRENGKVKNETLGNLSHLPDALIDIIRRSLQGETFVPASQAFEVVRSRAHGHVQAVAVAMQRLGLASVVASQPSRERDLVLAMVASRIVQPDTKLATSRRWHCSTLAEDFGVVEATENDLYAAMDWLLARQDAIEKKLAARHLREDALVLYDLSSSYFEGSTCPLAKRGYSRDGRPGTLQVNYGLLTDARGCPVAVSVFEGNTSDSLTFLPAVRRVRERFGLAQVVMVGDRGMVSQKAIDDLRGQGGIDWITALKSVSIRSLVEQGHLQLGLFDQRNLAEITSPDYPGERLVACRNDALAKLRAHKRESLLQSTEALLAVIKASVDAGRLTGQDKIGVQVGKIINRHKVAKHFELSIGEATLAWARRQDAINAEAALDGLYVIRTSLDAKRMGAPDCVRSYKALSNVERAFRSLKTVDLKVRPIHHRLADRVRAHILLCMLAFYVEWHMREAWRELMFADTDQAAKATRDPVAPAKRSASAQRKAASKSLDDAQPAHSFATLMAEMATLVRNTCRTSGAGADAPTFEVLTTATAHQQRAMALIQAIQP, from the coding sequence ATGGCATCTCGCACCGGAACCGCACACGTCGTCACCACCAAGCGAGCGTACAAGGACAAGGTCTACTGCACCCACCTGCTGCGCCGCAGCTACCGCGAAAACGGCAAGGTCAAGAACGAGACCCTGGGTAACCTGTCGCATCTGCCCGATGCGCTGATCGACATCATCCGGCGCTCGCTGCAAGGCGAGACCTTCGTTCCCGCCTCCCAGGCCTTCGAGGTCGTGCGCTCGCGCGCCCATGGCCACGTGCAGGCCGTCGCTGTGGCCATGCAGCGCCTGGGGCTGGCCTCGGTTGTCGCGTCGCAGCCCAGCCGTGAACGCGACTTGGTGCTGGCCATGGTGGCCTCGCGCATCGTGCAGCCCGACACCAAGCTGGCTACCTCCCGGCGTTGGCACTGCTCGACCCTGGCCGAGGACTTCGGCGTTGTTGAGGCCACCGAGAACGATCTGTATGCCGCCATGGATTGGTTGCTGGCCCGCCAAGACGCCATCGAGAAGAAGCTCGCCGCGCGCCACCTGCGCGAGGATGCCTTGGTGCTGTATGACCTGTCGTCGAGCTACTTCGAGGGCAGCACCTGCCCGTTGGCCAAGCGGGGCTACAGCCGAGATGGCCGGCCCGGCACGCTGCAGGTCAACTACGGCTTGCTTACCGATGCGCGTGGCTGCCCTGTGGCGGTCTCGGTGTTCGAGGGCAATACGTCGGACAGCCTGACCTTCCTGCCCGCCGTGCGGCGTGTGCGCGAGCGCTTCGGTCTGGCGCAGGTGGTGATGGTGGGCGACCGCGGCATGGTGTCGCAAAAGGCTATTGACGATCTTCGCGGCCAAGGCGGGATCGACTGGATCACGGCGCTCAAGAGCGTCTCGATCCGCTCGCTGGTCGAGCAGGGCCATTTGCAACTTGGCTTGTTCGATCAGCGCAATCTGGCCGAGATCACCTCGCCTGACTATCCCGGCGAGCGCCTGGTGGCCTGCCGCAACGACGCCTTGGCCAAGCTGAGGGCGCACAAGCGTGAGAGCCTGCTGCAGTCCACCGAGGCCTTGCTGGCCGTGATCAAGGCCAGCGTGGATGCGGGCCGACTCACCGGGCAGGACAAGATCGGCGTGCAGGTGGGCAAGATCATCAACCGCCACAAGGTGGCCAAGCACTTCGAGCTGAGCATCGGTGAGGCAACACTCGCCTGGGCGAGAAGGCAAGACGCCATCAACGCCGAGGCGGCGCTGGACGGCCTGTACGTCATTCGAACCTCGCTGGACGCCAAGCGCATGGGCGCACCGGATTGCGTGCGCAGCTACAAAGCCCTGTCCAACGTGGAGCGCGCGTTCCGATCACTGAAGACGGTGGACCTGAAGGTGCGGCCCATCCATCACCGCTTGGCTGACCGGGTGCGCGCGCACATCCTGTTGTGCATGCTGGCGTTCTACGTCGAGTGGCACATGCGCGAGGCCTGGCGCGAGCTGATGTTCGCCGATACCGACCAAGCCGCCAAAGCCACGCGCGATCCAGTAGCGCCAGCCAAACGCTCGGCCTCGGCGCAGCGCAAGGCCGCATCGAAGTCGCTCGACGACGCGCAGCCTGCGCACAGCTTCGCCACCCTGATGGCGGAGATGGCCACTCTCGTGCGCAACACCTGCCGCACATCCGGTGCTGGCGCCGATGCGCCGACCTTCGAGGTGCTCACCACCGCCACGGCACACCAACAGCGCGCCATGGCGCTCATACAGGCCATCCAGCCGTAG
- a CDS encoding LysR family transcriptional regulator, whose protein sequence is MSSHVTLRQFRYFIAVAESGSVAAASRLLNIAQSAVTKSMQELEDELGRRLFERSPRGMLLTPEGHRFLANAHKVLATVAEATRERGEGGGGLVGTLAVGVTSLVAGYYLSELFSRYRRSCPRVEVLVVEDTPRFLEHLLINGELDVAMMLSNALTEPQALVAETLTRSPSRVWLPSDHPLTQQSELTLADCANCDHVVLEADRIDELMAAVWTRLQLRRRTILRTSSLEAVRSLVGAGAGIALLPDFLYRPWTLDAEHVEVRPLRDALPTVDVGLVWRRGSGIKPAAAEFIEMAREGSRSRRF, encoded by the coding sequence ATGTCTTCTCACGTGACACTGCGCCAGTTCCGCTACTTCATTGCAGTGGCCGAGAGCGGTTCGGTGGCTGCGGCCTCGCGGCTGCTGAACATCGCGCAGAGCGCGGTCACCAAGAGCATGCAGGAGCTGGAAGACGAGCTCGGCCGCCGGCTCTTCGAGCGCAGCCCGCGCGGCATGTTGCTCACGCCCGAAGGCCATCGCTTCCTGGCCAACGCGCACAAGGTGCTGGCTACGGTGGCCGAGGCCACGCGCGAGCGCGGCGAAGGCGGTGGCGGACTCGTGGGCACGCTCGCGGTGGGCGTGACCAGCCTGGTGGCCGGCTACTACCTGAGCGAGCTCTTCAGCCGCTACCGGCGCAGTTGCCCGCGCGTGGAAGTGCTGGTGGTCGAGGACACGCCGCGTTTCCTGGAGCACCTGCTGATCAACGGCGAGCTCGACGTGGCGATGATGCTGAGCAACGCGCTCACCGAGCCGCAGGCGCTGGTGGCCGAGACGTTGACACGCAGCCCGAGCCGCGTCTGGCTGCCCTCGGACCACCCGCTGACGCAGCAGTCCGAACTGACGCTGGCCGACTGTGCCAACTGCGACCACGTGGTGCTCGAGGCCGACCGCATCGACGAGTTGATGGCCGCGGTGTGGACGCGGCTGCAGCTGCGCCGCCGGACGATCCTGCGCACCAGCTCGCTCGAAGCCGTGCGCTCGCTGGTGGGCGCCGGCGCGGGCATCGCGCTGCTGCCCGACTTTCTGTACCGGCCATGGACGCTGGACGCCGAGCACGTGGAGGTGCGGCCGCTGCGCGATGCGCTGCCCACGGTGGATGTGGGCCTGGTCTGGCGCCGCGGCAGCGGCATCAAACCCGCGGCCGCCGAGTTCATCGAGATGGCGCGCGAAGGATCGCGCAGCCGGCGGTTCTAG
- a CDS encoding sigma-54-dependent Fis family transcriptional regulator, translating to MPTVLVIDDNPDVGAALQLLLSLRGVECRLALTPDAGLAQLAQADLVIQDMNFSADTTSGDEGARLFAQVRAVRPDLPVILLTGWTQLERAVQLVKLGAADYLAKPWDDAKLLATVENLLELAETQAQAQQQRQQLRTRWARLRERVQLGDLVAESPAMLSLLELAGPVARSQLPVLITGPAGSGKEHIAQLLHANSARAQGPFVALNCGALPAELIEAELFGAEAGAYTGAQRARMGHVEAARGGTLFLDEIGNLPPAGQAKLLRVLETGRYLRLGSPREHHADVRVLSATNADLPALMKTGQFRDDLYYRLNGIELRLPPLRERPEDLAPLTERFLGGRALLSDAALARLRAHAWPGEVRELRHCIARALVLADGATTLQPEHLGLAEALPTIESRNLDEPSREQLQACLARHGGNVSRAAAALGLSRQALYRRLAHHGL from the coding sequence ATGCCCACCGTCCTCGTCATCGACGACAACCCCGACGTCGGCGCCGCGCTGCAACTGCTGCTGTCGCTGCGCGGCGTCGAGTGCCGCCTTGCACTCACGCCCGACGCGGGTCTGGCGCAGCTGGCTCAGGCCGACCTTGTCATTCAGGACATGAACTTCAGCGCCGACACCACCAGCGGCGACGAAGGCGCGCGGCTTTTTGCGCAGGTGCGCGCGGTGCGGCCGGACCTGCCGGTGATCCTGCTCACCGGCTGGACGCAGCTCGAACGTGCGGTGCAGCTGGTCAAGCTCGGCGCGGCCGACTACCTGGCCAAACCCTGGGACGACGCCAAGCTGCTGGCCACGGTGGAAAACCTGCTGGAGCTGGCCGAGACGCAAGCGCAGGCGCAGCAGCAGCGCCAGCAGCTGCGGACGCGCTGGGCGCGGCTGCGCGAGCGTGTGCAACTGGGCGATCTGGTGGCCGAGTCACCGGCGATGTTGAGCCTGCTGGAGCTGGCCGGGCCGGTGGCGCGCTCGCAGTTGCCGGTGCTCATCACCGGCCCTGCGGGCAGCGGCAAGGAACACATCGCGCAACTGCTGCATGCCAACTCGGCACGTGCCCAGGGCCCGTTTGTGGCACTGAACTGCGGCGCGCTGCCGGCCGAACTGATCGAGGCCGAGCTCTTCGGCGCCGAGGCCGGCGCCTACACCGGCGCCCAGCGCGCACGCATGGGCCATGTGGAGGCCGCCCGCGGCGGCACCCTGTTCCTGGACGAGATCGGTAACCTTCCCCCCGCCGGCCAGGCCAAGCTGCTGCGGGTGCTGGAGACCGGCCGCTATCTGCGGCTGGGCAGCCCGCGTGAACACCATGCCGATGTGCGTGTGCTCTCGGCCACCAACGCCGACCTGCCGGCCTTGATGAAGACCGGCCAGTTCCGCGACGACCTGTACTACCGGCTCAACGGCATCGAGCTGCGGCTGCCACCGTTGCGCGAGCGGCCCGAAGACTTGGCTCCGCTGACTGAGCGCTTCCTGGGCGGCCGCGCCCTGCTCAGCGATGCCGCGCTGGCGCGCCTGCGTGCACACGCTTGGCCGGGTGAGGTGCGCGAGCTGCGGCATTGCATCGCACGCGCCTTGGTGTTGGCCGATGGCGCCACGACCTTGCAGCCCGAGCACCTCGGCCTGGCCGAGGCGCTTCCAACGATCGAAAGCCGCAACCTTGACGAGCCCTCGCGCGAGCAGCTCCAAGCGTGCCTGGCCCGCCACGGCGGCAACGTGAGCCGGGCCGCCGCCGCGCTGGGGCTTTCACGCCAGGCGCTGTACCGGCGCCTGGCGCATCACGGGCTGTGA
- a CDS encoding HAMP domain-containing histidine kinase, protein MKSLRGAVVLVALACSAAALGTQALAQHWGAGGGVSLVLALAVATAVGGLAAGAVLAPLQALSSALDTLVLSWREGDFGPQLTRDTRWRELQPLALAYQQLAQTIRAERQQLAQREWLLDTLVQHTPVALLLLSEADEVLVANLAARQLLAEGRRLQGLHLSQLLQAAPAGVAELLSSRAEGLVQLGSDPEGDRWLVSQRLLLLQGLPLRLVLLRPLTQELARQEVAAWKRVLRVLSHELNNSLAPMQSMAHSGAELARRADEAQLAEVFERIEARSRHLHAFLAGYAQFAKLPAPQRAALDWGPWLARLQALQPFAVDGSVPTTPGWVDAAQFEQALLNLLKNAHESGSAATEVQLRLRCEGAHWQLSVADRGPGASDAVLTQALLPFYSTKRGGTGLGLALAREVIEAHGGRLSLGRRSQGGLRATLHWPV, encoded by the coding sequence GTGAAGTCGCTGCGCGGTGCGGTGGTGCTGGTGGCGCTGGCCTGCAGCGCGGCCGCACTGGGCACGCAAGCGCTGGCACAGCACTGGGGCGCCGGCGGTGGAGTGTCGCTGGTGTTGGCGCTGGCCGTTGCGACCGCCGTGGGCGGGCTTGCAGCAGGGGCTGTGTTGGCGCCGCTGCAAGCGCTTTCGAGCGCGCTGGACACGCTGGTGCTGAGCTGGCGCGAGGGCGACTTCGGCCCCCAGCTCACCCGCGATACCCGCTGGCGTGAGCTGCAACCCCTGGCCCTGGCGTACCAGCAGCTGGCTCAAACCATCCGCGCCGAGCGTCAGCAGCTGGCGCAGCGCGAGTGGCTGCTGGACACCCTGGTGCAGCACACGCCGGTGGCGCTGCTGCTGCTGAGCGAGGCCGACGAGGTGCTGGTGGCCAACCTCGCGGCCCGCCAGCTGCTGGCCGAAGGGCGCAGGCTGCAAGGCCTGCACCTGAGCCAGTTGCTGCAAGCCGCACCGGCGGGTGTGGCCGAGTTGCTGAGCAGCCGCGCCGAAGGCCTGGTGCAGCTGGGCAGTGACCCCGAGGGCGACCGATGGCTCGTCAGCCAACGCCTGCTGCTGCTGCAAGGGCTGCCGCTGCGCCTGGTGCTGCTGCGGCCGCTGACGCAGGAACTTGCGCGCCAGGAGGTGGCCGCCTGGAAGCGGGTGCTGCGTGTGCTCAGCCACGAGCTGAACAACTCGCTGGCGCCGATGCAGTCGATGGCGCACAGCGGCGCCGAACTCGCCCGGCGTGCCGACGAAGCGCAGCTCGCCGAGGTCTTTGAGCGCATCGAAGCACGCTCACGCCACTTGCACGCCTTCCTGGCCGGCTACGCCCAGTTCGCCAAACTGCCGGCACCGCAGCGCGCAGCTCTGGACTGGGGGCCGTGGCTGGCGCGGCTGCAGGCCTTGCAGCCGTTTGCAGTCGATGGCTCCGTGCCGACCACGCCAGGCTGGGTGGACGCCGCGCAGTTCGAGCAAGCGCTGCTCAACCTGCTGAAAAACGCCCACGAGAGCGGCAGCGCTGCCACCGAGGTGCAGCTGCGCCTGCGCTGCGAGGGTGCGCACTGGCAGCTCAGCGTCGCCGACCGAGGGCCTGGCGCGAGCGACGCCGTGCTCACCCAGGCTTTGTTGCCGTTCTACTCCACCAAGCGCGGTGGCACGGGCCTGGGGCTGGCGTTGGCCCGCGAGGTCATCGAAGCCCACGGCGGCCGGTTGAGCCTGGGGCGCCGTTCCCAAGGCGGCCTGCGTGCCACGCTGCACTGGCCGGTCTGA
- the lipB gene encoding lipoyl(octanoyl) transferase LipB — protein MTAPITIRTLGRQPYAPTLEAMRAFTATRDAATPDELWLVEHEPVFTQGLAGQEGHLLAPGDIPVLRTERGGQVTYHGPGQVVAYPLLDLRRLGYFVKEYVFRIEAALLDTLADAGITGHRVRGAPGIYVRLDDPYGHAALPPVMPDADPLRGLGKVAALGIKVSRHCTFHGLALNVAMDLEPFARINPCGYAGLRTVDLATLGVQASWDAVAPVLGRHLVRRLAP, from the coding sequence ATGACCGCGCCGATCACGATCCGCACCCTGGGCCGCCAGCCCTACGCGCCTACGCTCGAGGCCATGCGCGCGTTCACGGCCACGCGCGACGCTGCCACCCCCGACGAGCTCTGGCTCGTCGAGCACGAGCCGGTGTTCACGCAGGGCCTGGCCGGGCAGGAGGGCCACCTGCTGGCGCCGGGCGACATCCCGGTGCTGCGCACCGAGCGCGGCGGCCAGGTCACGTACCACGGGCCTGGCCAGGTGGTGGCCTACCCGCTGCTTGATCTGCGCCGGCTCGGCTACTTCGTCAAGGAGTACGTGTTCCGCATCGAGGCCGCGCTGCTGGACACGCTGGCCGATGCCGGCATCACCGGCCACCGCGTGCGCGGCGCACCGGGCATCTACGTGCGGCTCGACGATCCCTATGGCCACGCCGCGCTGCCGCCCGTGATGCCGGATGCCGACCCGCTGCGCGGCCTGGGCAAGGTGGCGGCGCTGGGCATCAAGGTCAGCCGCCACTGCACCTTCCACGGCCTGGCGCTGAACGTGGCGATGGACCTGGAGCCGTTCGCGCGCATCAACCCCTGCGGCTACGCCGGGCTGCGCACGGTGGATCTGGCCACACTCGGCGTGCAGGCCAGCTGGGACGCCGTGGCGCCGGTGCTCGGCCGGCATCTGGTGCGGCGCCTGGCGCCCTGA
- a CDS encoding beta-lactamase family protein: MNTPLDMGAAAPVQGRCDPGFEPLRDLFAQRLAQGPDQDLGASLAVYVEGEPVLDLWGGWCDEAQTCHWAADTLVNVWSTTKTMTSLAALLLIDRGVLDPDKPVAHWWPAFAAEGKSQVTLGQVMSHTSGVSGWNAPITLEQLYDQEAAAARLARQAPWWPPGSATGYHALNYGHLIGELVRRCTGQTLGRFFTQEIAAPLKADFHIGLADAEFRRVSPVVVPPPLPFDFSTLDPASVVFKTFTGPLPDAAAANTVAWRRAGIGAAGGHGNARSVAQIQSVLSNGGRSGGVQLLRPQTVDRVYEMQHRGVDLVLGVPLNMGLGWALPAPEVVPYVPSGRVCFWGGWGGSMVINDADRRVTLAYMMNRMAPGIIGGPVIAQLAAMAFGLPALAARSSG; the protein is encoded by the coding sequence GTGAACACGCCACTGGACATGGGCGCCGCCGCTCCGGTTCAAGGCCGCTGCGACCCCGGCTTCGAGCCGCTGCGTGACCTGTTCGCCCAGCGCCTGGCGCAGGGCCCGGACCAGGACCTGGGTGCCTCGCTGGCGGTCTACGTCGAGGGCGAGCCGGTGCTGGACCTGTGGGGTGGTTGGTGCGACGAGGCCCAGACCTGCCACTGGGCCGCCGACACGCTGGTCAACGTCTGGTCCACCACCAAGACGATGACTTCGCTGGCCGCGCTGCTGCTGATCGACCGCGGCGTGCTCGACCCCGACAAGCCGGTGGCTCACTGGTGGCCGGCGTTCGCCGCGGAAGGCAAGAGTCAGGTCACGCTAGGCCAGGTGATGAGCCACACCTCGGGGGTTTCCGGCTGGAACGCACCCATCACCCTGGAGCAGTTGTACGACCAGGAGGCTGCGGCGGCGCGCCTGGCCAGGCAGGCGCCTTGGTGGCCGCCGGGATCGGCCACCGGCTACCACGCGCTCAACTACGGCCACCTGATCGGCGAGCTGGTGCGCCGCTGCACCGGGCAGACACTGGGGCGCTTTTTCACGCAGGAGATCGCCGCTCCGCTAAAGGCTGACTTCCACATCGGCTTGGCGGACGCTGAATTCCGGCGCGTCAGTCCGGTGGTGGTGCCGCCGCCCTTGCCTTTCGACTTCAGCACGCTCGACCCGGCCAGCGTGGTGTTCAAGACCTTCACCGGGCCACTGCCCGACGCCGCCGCCGCCAACACCGTGGCCTGGCGCCGGGCTGGCATTGGCGCGGCGGGCGGCCACGGAAACGCACGATCGGTTGCGCAAATCCAATCGGTCCTGTCCAACGGTGGCCGGTCCGGCGGTGTGCAATTGCTGCGCCCTCAGACTGTGGACCGTGTGTACGAGATGCAGCACAGGGGCGTCGACCTCGTTCTGGGCGTGCCACTGAACATGGGCTTGGGGTGGGCATTGCCCGCGCCGGAAGTGGTGCCCTATGTACCCTCGGGCAGGGTGTGTTTCTGGGGCGGCTGGGGTGGCTCGATGGTCATCAACGATGCCGACCGACGCGTGACGCTCGCCTACATGATGAATCGCATGGCGCCCGGCATCATCGGTGGGCCCGTCATTGCGCAGTTGGCGGCAATGGCTTTCGGTCTTCCTGCCCTTGCTGCGCGCTCCTCCGGCTAG